The following coding sequences lie in one Halogeometricum rufum genomic window:
- a CDS encoding type II/IV secretion system ATPase subunit has protein sequence MSETEFHSGEGEQTDAPSDGDDGATDGSVTDEDGRLWGVEAAFADLRRRLRRTAEVLRGSTLDVRPFRPSDGVLGTFGVPRGEDVVDRYWVNAPYAYVVVTYDDAASKHCYYAVEPDLDDFERDLLERVREDIRDPLLYGAETDPSDETTIRRELRALLEQYGLEVEMDTFYTLLYYLLRDFRGYGRIDPLMSDPHIEDISCDGYDLPIFAYHDDYTDIETNVSFGEEQLDNFVVRLAQRSGRHISVGDPVVGTTLPDGSRAELALGEEVTPHGSAFTIRMYADDPFTPVDLVEYGTFSIEQMAYLWLCIEHNKSLIFAGGTASGKTTSMNAVSMFVPPRSKVLTIEDTRELSLHHDNWLSSVTRSRMHEGTDIDMYDLLRSALRHRPEFIVVGEVRGEEAVTLFQAMNTGHTTFSTMHADSIETVINRLENEPINVPRAMVQSLDLLCVQTLTRSDGERVRRSRSIGEIGGIDQRTGELDYSRAFSWDAETDTFEQRNSSLLAEIQGERGWTRAELNREVRRRERFLWYLLELDISDYRQFTALVNEYYADPDRVMDRLAADADAAAPPEHEERDGLTVGAGPGAQAADRAASEASADDPAATDLPSDEGTDDGPAR, from the coding sequence ATGTCAGAGACGGAATTCCACTCGGGGGAGGGGGAACAGACGGACGCGCCGTCGGACGGGGACGACGGGGCGACCGACGGGAGCGTGACCGACGAGGACGGCCGCCTGTGGGGTGTCGAGGCGGCGTTCGCCGACCTGCGGCGACGCCTCCGACGGACGGCGGAGGTGCTTCGCGGGTCGACCCTCGACGTCCGCCCGTTTCGCCCCTCCGACGGCGTCCTCGGCACGTTCGGGGTGCCGCGGGGCGAGGACGTCGTCGACCGGTACTGGGTGAACGCGCCGTACGCCTACGTGGTCGTGACGTACGACGACGCGGCCAGCAAACACTGTTACTACGCGGTCGAACCGGACCTCGACGACTTCGAACGCGACCTCCTCGAACGCGTCCGCGAGGACATCCGCGACCCCCTGCTGTACGGCGCGGAGACGGACCCCTCCGACGAGACGACGATTCGCCGCGAGTTGCGCGCGTTGCTCGAACAGTACGGTCTCGAGGTGGAGATGGACACGTTCTACACGCTGCTCTACTACCTCCTGCGGGACTTCCGCGGGTACGGCCGCATCGACCCGTTGATGTCCGACCCGCACATCGAGGACATCTCCTGCGACGGCTACGACCTCCCCATCTTCGCGTACCACGACGACTACACCGACATCGAGACGAACGTCTCCTTCGGCGAGGAGCAGTTGGACAACTTCGTCGTCCGACTGGCTCAACGGTCGGGCCGGCACATCAGCGTCGGCGACCCCGTCGTCGGGACGACGCTCCCGGACGGGTCGCGGGCCGAACTCGCCCTCGGCGAGGAGGTGACGCCCCACGGGTCGGCGTTCACCATCCGGATGTACGCCGACGACCCGTTCACGCCCGTGGACCTCGTGGAGTACGGGACGTTCTCCATCGAGCAGATGGCGTACCTGTGGCTCTGCATCGAACACAACAAGAGCCTCATCTTCGCGGGCGGGACGGCGTCGGGCAAGACCACCTCGATGAACGCGGTGTCGATGTTCGTGCCGCCGCGGTCGAAGGTGCTCACCATCGAAGACACCCGCGAACTCTCGCTGCACCACGACAACTGGCTCTCCTCGGTCACGCGGAGTCGGATGCACGAGGGGACGGACATCGACATGTACGACCTTCTGCGCTCCGCGCTCCGACACCGCCCCGAGTTCATCGTCGTCGGCGAGGTGCGCGGCGAGGAGGCCGTGACGCTGTTTCAGGCGATGAACACGGGACACACGACGTTCTCGACGATGCACGCCGACAGCATCGAGACGGTCATCAACCGTCTGGAGAACGAACCCATCAACGTCCCCCGGGCGATGGTGCAGTCGCTGGACCTGCTCTGCGTCCAGACGCTCACTCGGTCGGACGGCGAACGGGTCCGACGCTCCCGCTCCATCGGCGAAATCGGCGGCATCGACCAGCGGACCGGCGAACTCGACTACTCGCGGGCGTTCTCGTGGGACGCGGAGACGGACACGTTCGAACAGCGCAACTCGTCGCTGCTGGCGGAGATTCAGGGCGAACGCGGGTGGACGCGCGCGGAACTCAACCGGGAGGTGCGACGGCGCGAGCGGTTCCTCTGGTACCTGCTCGAACTCGACATCTCCGACTACCGGCAGTTCACCGCCCTCGTCAACGAGTACTACGCCGACCCGGACCGCGTGATGGACCGCCTCGCGGCCGACGCCGACGCGGCGGCACCGCCCGAACACGAGGAACGGGACGGCCTGACCGTCGGCGCGGGCCCCGGAGCGCAGGCCGCCGACCGCGCGGCGTCCGAGGCGTCGGCAGACGACCCCGCGGCGACCGACCTTCCGTCCGACGAGGGCACCGACGACGGGCCGGCGAGGTAA
- a CDS encoding type II secretion system F family protein: protein MVVGFLPLGLALALCLPVVLSPVSRHADLLVTRVSLPLFGRYVTTGSRRRRQESSLRSAFVGVSHRVYASKTLLMAAVFGVAGSVFGVYLAAVVVQTFAISAAALRELLPGPLGFVANVAAMPALTVFELFGLLLVSGATVGAASAVGTYLVRWKYLDQRARARRIQIDATLPQTIAFVYALSRSGMPFQKVLATLTENQHVYGEAAREFGVAVRDVRGFGTDLPTALQRMGERTPSQRLDDFTENLTSVLASGQSLSTFLREQYDRFQTESEAQQRQYLELLATFAEVYVTVLVAGPLFFITILVVVGLVIQDTLPLLRLVTYVAIPLASVGFVVYVDSVTESLRGPGRSGSAADATDASAADDAATTAADLDADAGAVSADGGVVADDPWRANRERLTVYDRVSSATRVLARPGRSMLENPLYTLGVTVPLGLVWLVATLDGGAAVEALRAALLPGVEGDWTEFAAVVDGTVVELTLLVAFGVTVAYEVRKRRLKAIQREMPDFLDRMASVNEAGVTVVQSLERLARSDLGPISEELRRTWRDVQWGASLREALHGFERRAQAPMVSRAVTLVTNAVAASGDISPVLRIAANEAQDSRRLVRERRQEMLTYLVVIYISFVVFLGIVVALTLAFIPAVEAASQSSAIGSGEVRGVSTGVFSGLSTVDTAAYELLFFHTASIQAVCSGLVAGQLGEGRVFDGLKHVVVLLAASYALFAFL from the coding sequence ATGGTCGTCGGCTTCCTCCCCCTCGGACTCGCCCTCGCGCTCTGTCTCCCGGTGGTGCTGTCGCCGGTGAGTCGCCACGCTGACCTGCTCGTCACCCGCGTCTCGCTCCCGTTGTTCGGGCGGTACGTGACGACCGGGTCGCGGCGGCGGCGGCAGGAGTCCTCGCTCCGGTCGGCGTTCGTCGGCGTGAGTCACCGCGTGTACGCCTCGAAGACGCTCCTGATGGCCGCCGTGTTCGGCGTCGCGGGGAGCGTCTTCGGCGTCTACCTCGCCGCAGTCGTCGTCCAGACGTTCGCCATCTCGGCGGCGGCGCTCCGAGAACTGCTGCCGGGTCCGCTCGGGTTCGTCGCGAACGTCGCGGCGATGCCCGCCCTGACGGTGTTCGAACTGTTCGGGCTCCTCCTCGTCTCCGGGGCCACAGTCGGCGCGGCGTCGGCCGTCGGGACGTACCTCGTTCGCTGGAAGTACCTCGACCAACGGGCGCGCGCCCGTCGCATCCAGATAGACGCGACGCTCCCGCAGACCATCGCCTTCGTCTACGCGCTCTCCCGGTCGGGGATGCCGTTCCAGAAGGTGCTGGCGACGCTGACGGAGAACCAGCACGTGTACGGCGAGGCGGCCCGCGAGTTCGGCGTCGCCGTCCGCGACGTGCGGGGGTTCGGGACGGACCTGCCGACCGCGCTCCAGCGGATGGGCGAACGGACGCCGAGTCAGCGACTCGACGACTTCACCGAGAACCTCACGAGCGTCCTCGCCAGCGGGCAGAGCCTCTCGACGTTCCTCCGCGAGCAGTACGACCGGTTCCAGACCGAGTCCGAGGCCCAGCAGCGACAGTACCTCGAACTGCTGGCGACGTTCGCCGAGGTGTACGTCACCGTCCTCGTCGCCGGGCCGCTCTTTTTCATCACAATCCTCGTCGTCGTCGGGTTGGTCATCCAAGACACGCTTCCCCTCCTCCGACTCGTGACGTACGTCGCCATTCCGCTGGCGAGCGTCGGGTTCGTCGTCTACGTGGACAGCGTCACCGAGTCGCTCCGGGGGCCGGGGCGCTCCGGGTCCGCGGCCGACGCCACCGACGCGTCGGCGGCGGACGACGCCGCGACGACGGCGGCGGACCTCGACGCCGACGCCGGGGCGGTCAGCGCCGACGGCGGCGTCGTCGCGGACGACCCCTGGCGGGCGAACCGGGAGCGACTGACCGTCTACGACCGCGTCTCGTCGGCGACTCGGGTGCTCGCCCGACCGGGACGGAGCATGCTCGAGAACCCGCTCTACACGCTGGGCGTGACCGTTCCACTCGGTCTCGTCTGGCTCGTCGCGACGCTGGACGGCGGGGCGGCGGTCGAGGCGCTCCGCGCCGCTCTGCTCCCGGGCGTCGAGGGTGACTGGACGGAGTTCGCCGCCGTCGTCGACGGCACCGTGGTCGAACTGACGCTGCTCGTCGCGTTCGGCGTCACCGTCGCGTACGAGGTTCGGAAGCGCCGACTGAAGGCGATACAGCGCGAGATGCCCGACTTCCTCGACCGGATGGCGAGCGTCAACGAGGCGGGCGTCACCGTCGTACAGAGCCTCGAACGACTCGCGCGCAGCGACCTCGGACCCATCAGCGAGGAACTCCGGCGGACGTGGCGCGACGTGCAGTGGGGCGCCTCGCTCCGAGAGGCGCTCCACGGGTTCGAGCGACGGGCGCAGGCGCCGATGGTCTCCCGAGCGGTGACGCTCGTGACGAACGCCGTCGCCGCCAGCGGCGACATCTCGCCCGTCCTCCGCATCGCCGCGAACGAGGCCCAGGACAGCCGTCGGCTGGTCCGCGAGCGCAGACAGGAGATGCTGACGTACCTCGTCGTCATCTACATCTCCTTCGTCGTCTTCCTCGGCATCGTCGTCGCCCTGACGCTCGCGTTCATCCCGGCCGTCGAGGCGGCGAGTCAGTCCTCGGCCATCGGGAGCGGCGAGGTGCGCGGCGTCTCGACGGGCGTGTTCTCCGGGCTCAGCACCGTCGACACCGCCGCCTACGAACTGCTGTTCTTCCACACCGCCTCGATTCAGGCGGTCTGTTCGGGCCTCGTCGCCGGGCAACTCGGCGAGGGTCGGGTGTTCGACGGACTGAAACACGTCGTCGTCCTCCTCGCCGCCTCGTACGCGCTGTTCGCGTTTCTCTGA
- a CDS encoding class I SAM-dependent methyltransferase, which translates to MARDDRPPLDDAETPRATYDRIAEHFSSTREYPWPEVESFLDDYAAAASEAASADAGGPARGLDVGCGNGRHAEAMADHVPRVVGLDASRGLLEQARERSAERGFDAALVQGDASSLPLCDDSVAVAVYVATLHHLRPRTARVASLSELARVLAPGGRALVSAWSVEHDRFDADEGFDTTVDWTLPGGERVPRYYHIYDTDEFAADLEASALSVVESFVSSGNCYAVVGPADETAAGDAS; encoded by the coding sequence ATGGCCCGCGACGACCGGCCGCCACTCGACGACGCGGAGACGCCCCGCGCGACGTACGACCGCATCGCCGAACACTTCTCGTCGACGCGGGAGTATCCGTGGCCCGAAGTCGAGTCGTTCCTCGACGACTACGCCGCGGCGGCGAGCGAGGCGGCCAGTGCGGACGCGGGGGGACCGGCGCGGGGACTCGACGTCGGGTGTGGCAACGGCCGGCACGCCGAGGCGATGGCCGACCACGTCCCCCGCGTCGTCGGCCTCGACGCGAGTCGCGGACTCCTCGAACAGGCCCGCGAACGGTCCGCCGAACGCGGGTTCGACGCGGCGTTGGTGCAGGGGGACGCGTCGTCGCTCCCCCTGTGCGACGACAGCGTCGCCGTCGCCGTCTACGTGGCGACGCTACACCACCTCCGCCCTCGGACGGCGCGCGTGGCGAGCCTGTCCGAACTCGCGCGCGTCCTCGCGCCGGGCGGCCGGGCACTCGTCAGCGCGTGGTCCGTCGAACACGACCGGTTCGACGCCGACGAGGGGTTCGACACCACCGTCGACTGGACGCTCCCCGGCGGCGAACGCGTCCCGCGCTACTACCACATCTACGACACCGACGAGTTCGCCGCCGACCTCGAGGCGTCGGCGCTCTCCGTCGTCGAGTCGTTCGTCTCCAGCGGCAACTGCTACGCCGTCGTCGGCCCGGCCGACGAGACGGCGGCGGGCGACGCGTCGTAG
- a CDS encoding NAD(P)/FAD-dependent oxidoreductase — protein MTEIGDAEEYEVVVVGGGPAGLQTALYTARLGHDTAVVDRGGGRAAMMVDTHNVIGVTEDVSGNEFLRTAQEQVEEYGADVHRDLVTEVTRLDDGRFHLVGNDGEFVADRVVFGVGFNDERPKPPLPRTGKGLHYCLHCDAYMFIDRPVFVMGTGEAAAHVAMIMLNFTDEVDVLLRGEQREWSDETDERLRAHPVDVVEEEITGMRKSDDGWLEAFEFDDGTVRNYRGGFPMYGSNYNTNLAEQLGCEINDDGTVAVAEDGETSVEGVYAVGDITPGHNQIPVAMGKGAQAGIAIHYELREFPRSLEDVRENGPVGADEVPGLGARIRAAAEEFEEARAPPIESASPEAEPTADDD, from the coding sequence ATGACTGAGATCGGCGACGCGGAGGAGTACGAAGTCGTAGTCGTGGGCGGCGGTCCGGCCGGCCTGCAGACGGCGCTCTACACGGCCCGACTGGGCCACGACACGGCGGTCGTCGACCGCGGCGGCGGCCGCGCGGCGATGATGGTGGACACGCACAACGTCATCGGCGTCACCGAGGACGTTTCCGGCAACGAGTTCCTCCGGACCGCACAGGAGCAGGTGGAGGAGTACGGCGCGGACGTCCACCGTGACCTCGTGACGGAGGTGACCCGTCTGGACGACGGCCGGTTCCACCTCGTCGGCAACGACGGCGAGTTCGTCGCCGACCGGGTCGTGTTCGGCGTGGGCTTCAACGACGAACGGCCGAAGCCGCCGCTTCCGCGGACGGGCAAGGGCCTGCACTACTGCCTGCACTGCGACGCCTACATGTTCATCGACCGGCCGGTGTTCGTGATGGGCACCGGCGAGGCCGCCGCCCACGTGGCGATGATCATGCTCAACTTCACCGACGAGGTGGACGTCCTCCTCCGCGGCGAGCAACGCGAGTGGAGCGACGAGACGGACGAGCGACTCCGCGCACACCCCGTCGACGTGGTCGAAGAGGAGATTACGGGCATGCGGAAGTCCGACGACGGGTGGCTGGAGGCGTTCGAGTTCGACGACGGCACCGTCCGCAACTACCGCGGCGGCTTCCCGATGTACGGGTCGAACTACAACACCAACCTCGCCGAGCAACTCGGCTGCGAAATCAACGACGACGGTACCGTCGCCGTCGCCGAGGACGGCGAGACGAGCGTCGAGGGGGTCTACGCCGTCGGCGACATCACGCCCGGTCACAACCAGATTCCCGTCGCCATGGGGAAGGGCGCGCAGGCGGGCATCGCCATCCACTACGAACTGCGCGAGTTCCCGCGGAGTCTGGAGGACGTGCGCGAGAACGGCCCCGTCGGCGCGGACGAGGTGCCCGGACTGGGCGCCCGCATCCGCGCCGCCGCCGAGGAGTTCGAGGAGGCGCGCGCGCCGCCCATCGAGTCGGCGTCGCCCGAAGCCGAACCGACGGCAGACGACGACTGA
- a CDS encoding helix-turn-helix transcriptional regulator translates to MEQEFSADAFDGLQFVSQSPVRVTFMLELSENGPMSRCDLRETVDASRTTVSRNLDALVARGWVDEAGATYRVTPGGELRASALESYLSTAEAADRLEPFFRWFPMDGVEVEWEWFLDAAVYPSTSADPYAPVDRHAERLETAERLHALLPEVGLRPMQSIGRERDDFEHELVVSPSVAETLRSERKYVEERAALDERGRVSFYVSEEPIRTYVGLFEDDVQIGVSDGDGVPRALVETDDERVRRWARETYDRHRSDAELLC, encoded by the coding sequence ATGGAGCAGGAGTTCTCGGCGGACGCGTTCGACGGCCTGCAGTTCGTCTCGCAGTCGCCGGTGAGAGTCACGTTCATGCTGGAGCTTTCCGAAAACGGCCCGATGAGCCGGTGCGACCTCCGCGAGACGGTCGACGCGTCTCGTACCACCGTCTCGCGGAACCTCGACGCACTCGTAGCGCGCGGGTGGGTCGACGAGGCGGGAGCGACGTACCGGGTGACGCCCGGCGGCGAACTCCGGGCGTCGGCGCTCGAATCGTACCTCTCGACGGCCGAGGCGGCCGACCGACTGGAACCGTTCTTCCGGTGGTTCCCGATGGACGGCGTCGAGGTGGAGTGGGAGTGGTTCCTCGACGCGGCCGTCTATCCCTCGACGTCCGCGGACCCCTACGCTCCCGTCGACAGACACGCCGAGCGGTTGGAGACGGCGGAGCGACTGCACGCCCTCCTCCCGGAGGTCGGACTCCGACCGATGCAGTCCATCGGGCGAGAGCGCGACGACTTCGAACACGAACTGGTCGTCTCCCCGTCCGTCGCGGAGACGCTTCGGAGCGAACGGAAGTACGTCGAGGAACGGGCCGCTCTCGACGAACGCGGGCGAGTGTCGTTCTACGTGAGCGAGGAGCCGATTCGAACCTACGTCGGCCTGTTCGAGGACGACGTGCAGATCGGCGTCAGCGACGGGGACGGCGTCCCGCGCGCACTGGTGGAGACGGACGACGAACGCGTCCGTCGGTGGGCGCGCGAGACGTACGACCGTCACCGGAGCGACGCCGAACTCCTCTGCTGA
- the gvpM gene encoding gas vesicle protein GvpM, producing the protein MEPDPPTDDDAVVDLVDVLLEEGAVLDADIVVSVADIPLVGIKLRAALAGMTTMRDYGLFDEWDERLREERRRSETRANRDS; encoded by the coding sequence ATGGAGCCTGACCCGCCAACGGACGACGACGCGGTCGTCGACCTCGTGGACGTCCTCCTCGAAGAGGGTGCCGTCCTCGACGCCGACATCGTCGTCAGCGTGGCCGACATCCCGCTCGTCGGCATCAAACTCCGCGCGGCACTCGCCGGGATGACGACGATGCGGGACTACGGCCTGTTCGACGAGTGGGACGAACGCCTCCGCGAGGAACGGCGGCGGTCAGAAACGAGAGCGAACCGGGACTCCTGA
- the gvpL gene encoding gas vesicle protein GvpL gives MNDAGERRRTDDGDDTITDDETISGDDTGRYVYCVVPRDDDAAAAFDADGVAGADLSVVSVESLSAVVHDRAEPYESDAPGEVREWLYDHQAAVEAAGEAFGTPVPFRFDTVVRGDDETIRTWLSANADALTEALADLSGRWEYRVEVEWDRDALAEALADEDEELADLNERLSDASDGTAFLLEKQYERRVSKLAAERRRRRTAELAAELERTTDQAEELGDAPQTPLTESSSAPTARFAVLADEDERDAVGDFLDTIADEDGASVRYTGPWPPYTFAPDACAPTGDDESDEPSHATTPDSHDGA, from the coding sequence ATGAACGACGCCGGAGAGCGCCGGCGGACAGACGACGGCGACGACACCATCACCGACGACGAGACCATCAGCGGCGACGACACCGGTCGCTACGTCTACTGCGTCGTCCCCCGCGACGACGACGCGGCGGCGGCCTTCGACGCCGACGGCGTGGCCGGTGCCGACCTCTCCGTCGTCTCGGTCGAGTCGCTCTCCGCCGTCGTCCACGACCGAGCCGAACCGTACGAGTCCGACGCGCCCGGAGAGGTGCGCGAGTGGCTGTACGACCATCAGGCGGCCGTCGAAGCGGCCGGTGAGGCGTTCGGAACGCCCGTGCCGTTCCGGTTCGACACCGTCGTCCGCGGCGACGACGAGACGATTCGGACGTGGCTCTCGGCGAACGCGGACGCTCTCACCGAAGCGCTCGCCGACCTGTCCGGCCGGTGGGAGTACCGCGTCGAAGTCGAGTGGGACCGCGACGCCCTCGCGGAGGCACTCGCCGACGAGGACGAGGAACTCGCCGACCTGAACGAACGGCTGTCCGACGCCAGCGACGGCACCGCGTTCCTCCTCGAGAAACAGTACGAGCGCCGGGTGTCGAAACTCGCCGCGGAGCGCCGGCGACGGCGAACGGCCGAACTCGCCGCGGAACTCGAACGGACGACCGACCAGGCGGAGGAACTCGGCGACGCGCCGCAGACGCCGCTGACCGAGTCGTCGTCGGCCCCGACGGCGCGCTTCGCCGTCCTCGCGGACGAGGACGAACGCGACGCCGTCGGCGACTTCCTCGACACGATAGCCGACGAGGACGGCGCGTCCGTCCGGTACACGGGTCCGTGGCCGCCGTACACGTTCGCCCCGGACGCGTGCGCCCCGACCGGGGACGACGAGTCCGACGAACCGTCTCACGCGACGACTCCGGACTCCCACGATGGAGCCTGA
- the gvpK gene encoding gas vesicle protein GvpK translates to MTTVEVDESGANGLTAVVVAVVEILVDALEREAVRRMESGRLSDEEVERLGSHLAALEADLERLKEDQEVDEQVDQLRGDLDSLVTDAIRQVERDERGETAVDERGEQR, encoded by the coding sequence ATGACGACCGTCGAGGTGGACGAGAGCGGCGCGAACGGTCTCACCGCCGTCGTCGTCGCCGTCGTCGAGATACTGGTCGACGCGCTCGAACGCGAGGCCGTCAGGCGGATGGAGTCCGGGCGACTCTCCGACGAGGAGGTCGAACGGCTCGGGAGCCACCTCGCCGCCCTCGAGGCGGACCTGGAACGTCTGAAAGAGGACCAAGAGGTGGACGAGCAGGTGGACCAACTCCGCGGCGACCTCGATTCGCTCGTCACCGACGCGATTCGGCAGGTCGAGCGGGACGAACGGGGAGAGACGGCCGTGGACGAGCGAGGTGAGCAGCGATGA
- the gvpJ gene encoding gas vesicle protein GvpJ: MPDPVQPGRDSDSLADVVELLLDKGVVINADIVVSVGETELLGIKLRAAIASFETASQYGLEFPSGTDMEAVEAASERRRNRQVTPAANPELSPTGDYSEVDEESDGSEEAPGESDGTTGGNDDASEDGDASKDDDAAESSGDESESAQSSEKSTPRAQDEEGDG, encoded by the coding sequence ATGCCTGACCCGGTCCAACCGGGGCGGGACTCCGACAGCCTGGCCGACGTGGTCGAACTGCTCCTCGACAAGGGGGTCGTCATCAACGCCGACATCGTCGTCTCCGTCGGCGAGACGGAGTTGCTGGGCATCAAGCTCCGGGCGGCCATCGCGTCGTTCGAGACGGCGTCCCAGTACGGGCTGGAGTTCCCGTCCGGCACCGACATGGAGGCCGTCGAGGCGGCGAGCGAACGCCGTCGGAACCGGCAGGTGACGCCGGCGGCGAACCCGGAACTGTCGCCCACCGGCGACTACTCCGAAGTCGACGAAGAGTCCGACGGGAGCGAGGAAGCACCCGGCGAGAGCGACGGGACGACCGGCGGGAACGACGACGCCTCGGAGGACGGTGACGCGTCGAAGGACGACGACGCAGCCGAGTCCTCTGGGGACGAGTCCGAGTCGGCCCAATCGAGCGAGAAATCGACGCCACGGGCGCAGGACGAGGAGGGAGACGGATGA
- the gvpG gene encoding gas vesicle protein GvpG produces MFLLDDIFLWPFRNVVDVLHSLAVQEMYDPESVRSDIKENQLLYELGELSDEEYERRRAELEAELEAAERARERLSDKVVVQR; encoded by the coding sequence ATGTTCCTCCTCGACGATATCTTCCTCTGGCCGTTCCGAAACGTCGTGGACGTCCTGCACTCGCTGGCCGTCCAAGAGATGTACGACCCCGAATCCGTCCGGAGCGACATCAAGGAGAACCAACTGCTGTACGAACTGGGCGAACTGTCCGACGAGGAGTACGAACGTCGGCGGGCCGAACTCGAAGCCGAACTGGAGGCGGCCGAACGCGCCCGCGAACGCCTCAGCGACAAGGTGGTCGTGCAGCGATGA
- a CDS encoding GvpL/GvpF family gas vesicle protein yields MSTQLYVYGVVDAEDFELEMEGVEGESPVETVTYRSLSAVVTPIDDMDVEQTDENSRAHDEVLRAVMTEGDGRAVVPMQFGMTFKSARTLKSVMRGGRRAFRKALMDVDDSVELGVKLVVDEDSTLDRETVADDVSGQLTAVSESEAENDLYSDRLLFNRSYLVDADERDAFGDAVADLEDQYPDVTVDYTGPWAPYNFVDIEIEAQ; encoded by the coding sequence ATGAGCACTCAGTTGTACGTGTACGGTGTCGTCGACGCGGAGGACTTCGAGTTGGAGATGGAGGGCGTCGAGGGTGAGAGTCCGGTCGAGACCGTGACGTACCGGTCGCTCTCGGCGGTCGTGACCCCGATCGACGACATGGACGTCGAGCAGACGGACGAGAACTCGCGGGCACACGACGAGGTGCTCAGAGCGGTGATGACCGAGGGCGACGGCCGGGCGGTCGTCCCGATGCAGTTCGGGATGACGTTCAAGAGCGCACGGACGCTGAAGAGCGTCATGCGCGGCGGCCGGCGCGCCTTCCGCAAAGCGCTCATGGACGTCGACGACTCCGTCGAACTGGGTGTGAAACTCGTCGTCGACGAGGACTCGACGCTCGACCGAGAGACCGTCGCTGACGACGTCTCCGGCCAACTGACCGCGGTGAGCGAGAGCGAGGCGGAGAACGACCTCTACTCCGACCGCCTCCTGTTCAACCGGTCGTACCTCGTCGACGCCGACGAACGGGACGCGTTCGGCGACGCCGTCGCCGACCTCGAAGACCAGTATCCCGACGTGACGGTCGACTACACGGGTCCGTGGGCGCCGTACAACTTCGTCGACATCGAGATAGAGGCCCAGTGA
- the gvpA gene encoding gas vesicle protein GvpA, translating into MPADSPDGSSLADVLDRILDKGIVIDIWARVSVVGIEILTVEARIVAASVDTFLTYASEMAKIEKASQGDLEDLKEIEIGTANPRLTEQNPS; encoded by the coding sequence ATGCCAGCAGATAGTCCGGATGGCTCTAGTTTGGCGGACGTACTGGACAGAATCCTCGACAAGGGTATCGTCATCGACATTTGGGCGCGCGTGTCGGTGGTCGGTATCGAGATACTGACCGTCGAGGCACGAATCGTGGCCGCCTCTGTCGACACCTTCCTGACCTACGCGTCAGAGATGGCGAAGATAGAGAAGGCCAGTCAGGGGGACCTCGAAGATCTCAAGGAGATCGAGATCGGGACCGCGAACCCCCGCCTGACCGAGCAGAACCCCTCGTAA
- the gvpO gene encoding gas vesicle protein GvpO, halophile-type, which produces MSDQCRAVTDDGERCSRPAEEDGFCHQHGPEDETVDEAEADADAEAESTADEEDESEGTTMDETDDTQTDGDDEQRERDEDDQSAEAEERPADADARESESDDDGDDKADIVAVRNTVQQDVPALIDRELDGVTSVVRDEDGWMATVEMVERHSVPDTQDILGHYEVSLNGAADIDGYRRIETYRRAEGRPYEG; this is translated from the coding sequence GTGTCCGATCAGTGTAGGGCCGTCACGGACGACGGCGAGCGATGTTCGCGGCCGGCCGAGGAGGACGGCTTCTGTCACCAGCACGGTCCCGAAGACGAGACGGTGGACGAAGCAGAGGCCGACGCCGACGCCGAGGCCGAGTCGACTGCAGACGAGGAAGACGAATCGGAGGGCACCACGATGGACGAGACCGACGATACGCAAACCGACGGCGACGACGAGCAGCGAGAACGGGACGAAGACGACCAGTCAGCGGAGGCGGAGGAGCGACCGGCGGACGCGGACGCCCGAGAGAGCGAGTCGGACGACGACGGCGACGACAAAGCAGACATCGTGGCCGTCCGCAACACGGTACAGCAGGACGTCCCCGCCCTCATCGACCGCGAACTGGACGGCGTCACGAGCGTCGTCCGGGACGAGGACGGCTGGATGGCGACGGTCGAGATGGTCGAGCGACACTCCGTCCCCGACACGCAGGACATCCTCGGCCACTACGAGGTGTCGCTGAACGGGGCCGCCGACATCGACGGCTACCGGCGCATCGAGACGTATCGGCGCGCCGAGGGCCGGCCGTACGAGGGGTAA